Within Dreissena polymorpha isolate Duluth1 chromosome 13, UMN_Dpol_1.0, whole genome shotgun sequence, the genomic segment GACTTATTTGAAGATTGCTACTCAACATTTTGCCCATTCACATCAACAAAATGTATATTCTAAGATTTAAGAGAATTGGGTTCACCCCATGCAGCTACAATAATGAATGTGTGTAGTAATTGACTGCTTTAAGATTTTTATTAAATGGTAGTTATTGTCTGTACCATATTTTAAATTACTTAATCAGTggaataataaaagtaaaaaacccACAACATTTGGACATATTTATGAAAAGCTTTCAAGTATGTtgattgtttaacaaaatattaaggtcACAACTTTCTCAGTAGCTCAGGCTCAATGACTTATCCGAAACTAATAATGAATGcatcaaacacatttattgtcaatgttattcattcatgtgtttaaaacagaaggTGTATCACTCAGGCTTTTGCTATGTCAGTATGCAATATTCACACTAGTCAATTAGCGCAATTGCATTTAAATGGCCAAGTATTACTTGTCAGTTTTAAATGCTGTTTGAGGAAAAGTAtctaatatattgtattaaaatatgtttatgtaacaAGCTTctgtattatcattataattatattatcataacATGGCATGTATtagagcaattaaaaatgtggtgtGTTAAACAATCTGGTTTAAAGTGTTTATCTACAAAGCTTGTTTTTTGCAGTTTAAAGTAATCAATACACTCAGTACCCAATAGTCAGGTGACAGTATACATGGTTACACTGTTTACTCCTATAATACAATCGCCATTTGACGGTTAACTTGGTTGCTGTTCAGTTCAGTTCAAAATTTCATATTACTTGCCtgtgttaaataataattgtgtgtGCTTTCTGGGatatttattgtaacatatacttggacataaatatttcaattgattttagattgtataatcttgtttgttgaaagtgaattatcaaaatggcgacatctgCATTTTCTAGAAATTTTGATttggttaaatattattgttgtacaatctgcgagaaagaacggtctgtagaaatagatgcagaattttactgtaaaaaatgtcGCAAGTATTACTGCAAACCGTGTATTCAATCTCATAGACAGCATGGTtggtggtttaataaaaaatctccttatggaaaggataaaataatgaagtggccACGTTCTAAGAAGATGGAGAATTATCTCATAACATGTGACATACACAAGgatgaaaaaataacaatattgtgCAATAGCCATAGTGAGCTGTGCTGCTCCAGTTGTGTTGAGCTTAATCACAGGTACCTGATAAcgaataattatgttgtttattagTATTATAAATACTGGAATTGTATGATGAAATTACCAGCGTCCATAGTCAGTCATTGAGATTATTGTTAGCAGTTGCTTTACTTTTATTTCCTAATCATTACATGCATGCTATTTGTTGGTCAGCTTTTAATTTACTTACTGTTTAAAAAAGATGTTTATTAtataatgccatttttaaatgcaatttaataatCACTTTACAGTTGTAAATCAAATTTTCATTAACTTAATTTCAAGAAAACATAAGTCATTGTCCCATTCTAATGTTATCCTTAACTATAAATGAACAAAATCAGTCAAATAATATCGACTTTGATTATAACATTTTTCCAGATAGAACAAACTTACATAAGTTACTTAATGACCTGTCCGATGATTTGGCTTTCAGGCTACAtcttatattaaacaataaacctTTATatcagtttatatttatttatattttatgttctcCAACCAGTTGGGAGCTCGGTTTATCACTTTATTGATAATCAATATAATTTTTGATTTCGAGTTTTGTTGGAATAGCATAAAATTGTGTGTAAATCAAAATGCTCTGCTAATTATATCTGTCATACTCCATGCTTGTCTGCCCATTCTTTTGTCTGTATGACTGGTAACTAGTTTCTGGGTTAGATTTCAGAAAATAATGATAAGAATTGACAAAACAGTTGAAACTTTTTTAAAGGGTTGACAAGTTAAGCTATTATCAAACAGTTAAAATATACCATAAAGAGACATGCACACAGATAAAAAATCTgctttgattaaatttcattgaGCTTTTTGTCAATTGGTTAACAATAAGTGAGACAATATTATATGACAGTGTTCGTGTTTGCACAAAATTTCATGAACAAGTGAACCTAAGTTAATCAAATGATCTAATGATTCTTTTggatgttataattactttgtaaAAAGTAGATATCTGAAACATGTAAGCCTATATCAtgtactttttatgccccggtagagtgtcatatagcagttgaactgtccgtcagtcagtatgtcagtatgtttgtatgtcagtctgtccgtccgaaaaaaagattAACGTTGTCAtgtacttttgcattattgaagacaGAAACTTGATATTatgcgtgcatgtgtatctcattaagctgcacattttgagtggtggaagttcaaggtcaaggtcatccttcaaggtccaaggtcaaacaaaatattttttttcaaagcagcgttctcatgaagctgcacattttgggtagtggcagttcaaggtcaaggtcatccttcaaggtcaaaggtatttttttgtatttcaaagcggcgcaatagggggcattgtgtctcTGATGAATATATCTCTTGTTTTAGTCAGGTATACAAGAGTTGTGAGTATTTTGTGAGgttgttctggtctgttgatCTGTCAGTGAGTAAATAAATGTTGACTAAATTGTCTCAGAAACCACAGGGTCCTAGATTGTTAGTTATTTTGCATGTAATACTTAAAGTGGTTTTCTACTCAGTTTGTTTCAAATCATGTTGATGGGGACAAACTTGCCACTCCAAGTGATCAGATGTATAAAAAcctttattgtttatttcaataaaccTTAAAAATCTTCTCAAAAactgatattttgtgtgtaacaaagtatGGTACTCCTcttcaaagtttgctcaaatcatgtgtctggggtcaaaactaaccAAGCCTATGTGTCAAATGATTTAATTAGACTGATGtagtaaataaccttaaaaatTGTATTCTAAGAAACCACAAGGGTCTGGGGTTTAATGTTTGGTGTTTAACATCATTATGTGGTCCTCTACATAGTTTGATCAAATCATGACGCTGGGGCAGTCTTCGAATAAGCCTACAAGCCCGAAGCCCAAGTCGATTCTTGGGCCAGTtggtcgatcctaaatgcttataaaatagcccgacaggtcgattaaatatttgagcgttatatcaataacctgatttataccCGTTTTTAAGATGCACGATTAAATtcgctatttaaatgcctaaaatgacgttatacttttaaagaattgcatgaacacatgccgccgccattttttttaactgttgtgTAAACATCCGgctatgttgctatttaaagtaatgatgatGCCCAATCGAGATGAGATTATTCAAACTGACCATGCGTAGATCACGTTTCGGGATGTTAATGCATTGGtcacttcgtaatgttttaaaataatgactaatctagaagcgtatttaattttagaagtgtttttcgaaaatgtatttataattcatgaaaaatgaaggaagtaatttttcaaaaaaaataaaagagtctgtaagggatattgtacgcattggtTTACAAACAAATTGATCCTTAATACAGATAGATTTCCATATGTTTTACTCAATTATTCTTGCGTATTAGGAGACGTTTTTTTcaactaattattaataattgtagaactttcgtttattctgtaatctctTTCTGCTACGTGACCTACTTTGCTACTTAAAATCTGCttacgaatatacaatacttttcacggttgacacatgcttatcaaaacatcgggagtaaattgaagaagcagacattgtcatttggtagattgggcaattaacacaaACGGTGGCCTTTTTGTTTTGAAGCCACATGCCGACAATTCGGAAATTTaccggcgattgtcctagtaataatacaataataatcaatttgctttaaataaaaccaaacaccggtcaaactgattaatggaatcattgaatgagaacatgtgtaataataaagttaaaataaacagcataatcatctggtgcattttgtataaaatgcatttcaacaggAAACAGAATAtcctttattactgtaatcacatgcatctgtttttactaatggaagtagattttctgattgttaataactattttggtgttcctggccaaaaaagtcataaaatttatattgaccTCTTCGGGCTATCaaacatgtcttcgggctattcaaaattccatctgaTTAGCCCGAAGGTCTATTTTGCCAAAAAAATTAGCGTGAAGATTGACGCTGGGGTCAAAATTCCCCTTACTCTAGGTGTTATTTGTTTTTGTCCCTTACCGGTATTACCggtggggacttatggtttgcgctctgtgtgtccgtgagtctagctgtgagtccgtcagtctgtcacacttttctgtctgtctgtctgtctgtctgtctgtctgtctgtctgtctgtctgtctgtctgtctgtctgtctgtctgtctgtctgtctgtctgtctgtctgtctgtctgtctgtctgtcttcattcattcattcattcatcattcattcattcattcattgtatgtgtgtgtcccaaaactttaatcttggttaaagtttCATTTCTTgcgcattattgaagatagcaacttcatatttggcatgcatgtgtatctcacaaagctgcacattttgagtggtgaaaagtcaaggtcatctttcaaggtcaaaggtcaaatatcatttatttttcttaccttaaactttaaccttcgttaaagtttggtcataacttttttaatattgaagatagcaagttgatatttggcatgcatgtgtatctcatggagctacacgttttgagtggtaaaaggtcaaggtcatcctcgaaggtcaaatgtcaaatttatggcttcaacgcgatgcaatagggggcattgtttttctgaaaaacacatctcttgtttcatgtttcatcaccccaaccaataaacaagagcagacaactgtatcaagcattttgtaagaattatggccctttttttacttagaatatgcatatttttgataaatctatgttaaagtttacgtaccgcctcaaatattttcaatgtcccttgacatattgctttcacattttgcaaacttctttaccaacatgaccccaacctataaacaagagcagacaactgtatcaagcattttgtaagaattatggccctttttgtcttagtaactgaatattttgttaaattttgtgtttagatcaacttcacttataaagtatcaaagctattgctttcaaacttcaaatattttcttaccatcatgagggtactgtacctgccaagttcaatttcaccttgacctttgaatgaccatgactctcaaggtcaatagtaaattttagttaaattgccataacttctttatttatgataaacttgtattaatactttgacaaaacaacacttacctgaataccacaatggattccacccaaataataccccacgccccaacccagaatccctgccccccacccccaacccccccccaaaaaaaaattctttattttcgaaagatcatctaataaattaccacaccccacattataccccctctaaaatacaaatatttattgtcccctactggtttcaccggaggggacttatggtttgcgctctgtgtgtctggctgtgagtctgtctgtgcgtctgtctgtgagtctgtcacgcttttctgaatcctgcaaaaactttaaaagttcttaatattttttcatgaaacttgcaacatggatagatggaaatatggacattatgcacgtcatttcattttgttcctaagtcaaaaattgtggttgctatggcaaatgaaataacattctgaaaatggtggaatttctgacaatggtggagccagtaggggactagATTGCTTGACAATTGccttgtttactttatttttgaaggaccgtccaaactttcCACCCAAGCTATTActatcaaatttgaaataaaatcttattactttgttttatgtctttacaaatgttcaatacattgcGGAATATATTACTTTGATCTTATtgaattatttgaacaattaccccatgatggcttacgttatactgtcaagcactcgaatagtcgagcgcgctgtcctctgacagcacttgtttaggttattttacattaactttttcatttctacaccgattcacttctaattgatactgaacttcttttatgGCAATACATGCAGCGTTGGGATACccgtcggcctctgccgtgccatttttagttgtatttgtaaagtgtctgGAATACTTGTTGAGTAACGTGTGACATAAAAGTTGCACTGTTGGAAGGACAGACAGGCATGTGCAAGTATAAGCTCTCCCTCCATATTAAGCCTCAAAATATCATGCtttcatttagtttccatttccatagttcttgttattatgccccccttcgaagaagagggggtatattgctttgctcatgtcggtcaatcggtcggtaggtcggtcggtccgtccaccaggtggttgtcgtatgataactcgagaacgcatacgcctaggatcatgaaacttcataggtagattgatcatgactcgcagatgacccctattgattttgaggtcactaggtcaaaggtcaaggtcacggtgacccgaaatagtaaaatggttttcggatgataactcaagaacgcatacgcttaggatcatgaaacttcatgggtagattgatcatgacttgcagatgacccctattgattttgaggtcactaggtcaaaggtcaaggtcacggtgacccgaaatagtaaaatggtttccggatgataactcaagaatgcatacgcctaggatcatgaaacttcataggtagattgatcatgactcgcagatgacccctattgatttgaggtcactaggtcaaaggtcaaggtcacggtgacccgaaatagtaaaatggttttgggatgataactcaagaacgcatacgcttaggatcatgaaacttcatgggtagattgatcatgacttgcagatgacccctattgattttgaggtcactaggtcaaaggtcaaggtcacggtgacccgaaatagtaaaatggtttccggatgataactcaagaatgcatacgcctaggatcatgaaacttcatgggtagattgatcatgacttgcagatgacccctatcaattttgaggtcactaggtcaaaggtcaaggtcacggtgacccgaaatagtaaaatggtttccggatgataactcaagaacccatacgcctaggatcatgaaacttcattggtagattgatcatgactcgcagatgacccctatgaattttgaggtcactaggtcaaaggtcaaggtcacggtgacccgaaatagtaaaatggtttccggatgataactcaagaacgcttttgcctaggatcatgacacttcataggtacattgatcgtgactcgcagatgacccctattgattttcaggtcactaggtcaaaggttaaggtcacagtgacaaaaatcgtgctcacacaatggctgccactacaatggacagcccatatggggggcatgcatgttttacaaacagcccttgtttaaatgtgtagatttgtttaaagcattacataatatcactgactattccttggtatgtacatgtattgattgtttatttcagccagtgcagtaaagtgactcCAATTAATGAGCTGACTGACATGCAGCCCACAGACCTACAGGgactgtcagtggagctggaaactgttcTGGGAGAAATCAAAAGCCTTCAGATCAGTCAGGAGCTCAGTGTTCAGGCATTGCTAAGAACATATAAGGAACATGGGGCAGTCATGATAGAACAAATGCGTggcaatttaaattttaatatagatGATATAGATGAGTGTGGTAATAGTTATGTGAGTACATCGGGCGGacatgagcaatatttaaaagaagagatgtgtaggagtgttcttttatcttaaatgaatttgataatattactgtgaaGGAACTAAACGAGATGagagatgaagttataagcataaaagggtcaattacaagttctattcataaatgcaccagtcttcacaatgacttgtcacatttCCATGaatttgttcagaaaattggagataataaggagctctgccttatagccagcataaaatgtaagcatataatacagcaggcattaactctgctaggaaagtcaggcaaggcgtttaatgtccagagtaatactaagcacaatgtgagaataccaagtgattcatataattgtattatctcaggcatatgtgttctgacTGATGGGCAGGTACTGGTTGTAGACTGGAAAAATCAGaatgtcaagctgctgaaccagcagtaccaggtggtgagtcactgggatgtgaatgctccgccagttgacatttgtttgatcacacccagtgaggttgcagtggctgtgaatgACCATGATAGCaagatacatgaggtccagtttatcactgtcaaccagggaaagcttgtttctggcaggaagtttcagttacaacatgaatgtacatgtattacccaTCACCAAGGAGACCTTTTGTCACCTCTGGTCAAGAACTGTACAAATACTCACTGAATGGCAAACTGATCTACAGACTCTACCAATATAGATCAGCTTGATtggacaggtaagaatcatggtgaatccatcctgataacatgtgtattatgtacagggatttgtctagccattgtggacaaaggagtctagtcaaattgtgttattttaaagcgggtatatacgattttgtcaaatatttatgaatttatataaaatgtgtaaaaaactaattatatatatatttcaatataaattaaaataaaagctaagaagaacatgtgtcgaaaaatgcgaaataagccagatatttaattctcaaattgaaaacggctgtacagccgaattcgccagcatgtatatcatacatgtacaatgtgaatctaaacttagtttaacggtttattttaatttctgcaacgatatctattcatacgacacacgaacactaactccaatcctaatacaaagacgaatgcttcggttattgtaggaaaatatgttcgtcacaatcggctcgggccgctaatttgtctttgctgcattttatgaaattcggctttaatgtataatttttcttgtctattttgtgtaattgtaacatattttatcaatatattacaaataaacacatataaaaaatcgtatatacccgctttaaatccatacaatgacaaatttgggaatttttattgactaaatgaaccgagttgggatttatttttttaatcaacaaatattgacccattaggcctttatcttgttattttgaaaaaaaaatcatataaattatagttatatactttgtgagatgataataaaataaaattcagatgtaatagcagaaaacccactgatgttttataaactatttgttctataattcatatgtgcccatTGAATGCGAcagtagccaaaacaagattcagaaatattgatttataaacatgagtaatgaagaattttgactgtcactacatggcatgtctataaatagaaactgagttcctgggaaagagacactttctgaccctgtcttaattttgtggtttttaaatgattgtacatgaacactatgtttacctgttgattgaactgtgcaattgtttcaatatgtgtaattgttttcatctgtgtaattgttttacttcaattcatatcttactcaacagtcgcatttcaacatgtcaaacgttaactaaatagctctgctactgaagtttattgtcatgttttactattgaatcattgaaatgtatgcatatattttagatgtgtaaaggcctctttatagcaacatatgcgtactacaatatcactgcagtatgtttaataagattatttaacatttacagtaattcaatatcttgatgttactctgttttgcagtatacaagtgtgctgtgagtcccacaggagacaggctgtacatcaccagctgGTACCATGACAAGCTTCTcatccctggccagggatggcacactcctggctacatacacagacccagcactaggtGCCCCtcgtggtctacatgtgaccctgcaggccaggtgctggtctgtggaggcCTGTccgacactgtactacaggtgggctgggagggagagagtaagctggctacgctggctactAAGGAGGATGGAGTGGTGTGGCcacggtcagtctgctacagcagcaccacatcatccatcattgtgggacaggcTGGGgacgacaacatcctggtgttcagagtggaatagtgtgtacatgtatgtattagttgttgttattagtgattagtatttcaatgacaatgtgttgtttagcatacgaacatagtagtgtgtgatgttacaatacaacattgtttgtgtagttaaagatacaaatgatttatgtgcacatattgttatctgattatacaatgtgagggtttttgttggaacataagatctaatgcatattatgttatgttgtcataacgttGTGTCATTATTgtcctaacatttagttcttgtaaactttgcatgaaaaaaacaaagcatttcaactgaaaatttaatatttctacatatatgcacatgtacatagcaactgaggctatttttagactttcatttctataaacaccatgccatgtaagaaatgtatatggatgaatactttttaataaaatatgaaattgtttaagttatctttggaggagtatatattgatattttacgcaacGTTTACAGAAAGGttacacttgatgtgagatttattaatttgccatattttatgatgttgaacatgtcttattgattgttattaaatttatatcagtgtgtgtgagtcctaaatatacatacaagaaatacatcaagctattctgctgcttTAGTTGCTGCTGGGTCgggacaacgatgctgaggatgtgggggacaagcatgacgcagaaggtaaaagagacgcttgtcaggccttttcttggccactttgggaaaaaatgcaattttgggattttgaatttgttttgtgctaaaagtccattgatttgggaaaaacacatttaatataagtttaattataattcaaattataggaataaaatcctattataatagttataaaacTTTGtagatctaattgaaacataattgagatataattttcataaggaacaGCATATAACACGCTTTGAGTATGGCTCCGTTTAACAGACCCATGAATACTCAAGGAAGAGccctgcttgtgtatttcctgtttattaagatgaggtggcaaagaatggtatgaatttacataaggtaaaatatcctttaaaattgtttgtttattgtaaaatcatatatattcgtcCGCATGTTATTTCGgggttaaaaaaagactttcatggacgtggtagttaatgcatgactttctcagtttggaaacaataaatatggaatttgtgtaagttatttccagtgtgtttgtatttaatttgtggatcgtttaacccttaaaatcaataaaaaataatgtccccgcgaataatagtgtttttacagtgtataaataagtgaagtgtacgagaatgatatgatatgatttcacagaaggtaaaatggcGTCTATTCTTGTGTATATCGTGTTT encodes:
- the LOC127856187 gene encoding tripartite motif-containing protein 45-like, whose protein sequence is MATSAFSRNFDLVKYYCCTICEKERSVEIDAEFYCKKCRKYYCKPCIQSHRQHGWWFNKKSPYGKDKIMKWPRSKKMENYLITCDIHKDEKITILCNSHSELCCSSCVELNHSQCSKVTPINELTDMQPTDLQGLSVELETVLGEIKSLQISQELSVQALLRTYKEHGAVMIEQMRGNLNFNIDDIDECGNSYVSTSGGHEQYLKEEMCRSVLLS